GCTAAAGGGTCTTTAGCAGTTACTGGGTTGGAAGTTACTGGGTTGGAAGATACTGGGTTGGGAGTTACTGGGTTGGGAGTTACTGGGTTGGAAGTTACTGGGTTGGAAGTTACTGGGTTGGAAGATACTGGGTTGGAAGTTACGCGGTGTAAGTCACTACGCCTGGCGGCGCGGGGAACAATACCCATCCCATTTCACCTCCCCCCACGCTGCGTCTGTTCCATGTGTCTGATTTGTATTTACTGGGCCGCAGGCCCATTTTAAAGTTTGACGAGGTGTATCTTCATAGGGGCAGCGTTATCTAGAGGAACCCACCACCACGACCACGACCATCCCATTGCCCACCCACACAGCGGaggcgcaaaatgggaagaacggaagaaaaaaaaatcggcaGGGGAGAAAGAAGGCCCATTCCGCATATATATCAGTGCAGATCGTGTCGCCCGCGAACCAAGCGAAGATACCGCCTCTTGTAGGATATTTCGTCACTAAGCTTTTTCTTGACCCGTTTATCTTTCTCCCCTCCAGAAGGGTTGAAACCCTTTCTCATTTGAACGCGCCTGACATTCGAGTTGAGATTCTCCATATGCAGTTTCACTTCGTTCCAATTTTTATCCCCAAGGATAGATACCAATATCTGCAATTGAATATCCTCCAGTAGGTTAAACCCTATTCTTTCCAATTTGgctttttcttcactatcatcatacatttttgttagCTTTACAAATTCCATAAAACAGGAGAGAGGACTTCTATTTGTGTTTAATGCTCTAGCTATGTTAATccattctcttttttcataCTTTTTGCTCAAACTTAacagtttttctttctcttcattgtgccattttttttgtttgggATCTTCAAAGCAGCAGTGGTAGAGCCACGTCTTTTGACATTCTCTACCTGTCTGTGTATTCGTTAAATTTGTCGCCACTTGGTTCCAAAAATGGTTTGAAAATTCAGCAAAGTTGGTTATACCATCTGATGGCGATTCAGACAAGTACGCAGTAACAGtatctccccctcctcctgtgGATGACCTCTGCAATTCATCAAAATGTAGTTTAATTTTGGAGAGTAAATTCTTAACATCCTTACTATCTTCGATTTCCTTtctcttttgcattttcacaTCGTACTCTAAATTTGGATCGATTAAATATCGAGTAGCATACCTTTTACACGTTTTTTCTACCACCTCGAATAAAAgctctatttctttttttgtccattcactttttttatattcatacTTTTTTCGATAATTTGATGCACTTACTTGAAACTCTGTAATTTTTAATGCATGCTCATTAGAAGGAGCAAATCCATATCCCTTTTGGTAAAACATTGacatgtgtgtttttccttGTGCCTTTTCCCAATTAATTCTGGTTGGCTTCTTACTTGCTAGGGATTTTATTTCGTTGtactttttgtttatataatCATTTAGCTGTTCTATATTACCCTTTGTTCTTTCAATTAGTTTTTCTAGAATACACAGCTCCTTTTCTGCCCTCTCCTCCAATGCGCACAGACTTTCGAACTCGTCTGCGTCGTCTGCGTCGTCATCGCATGGTACTCTCCACATGGTCGGTTTGCTGGGATGGGCCTCTCTGTGGAGGTGCTACGTGTGTGGGGGGTTGGGGGTAGACTTAAAACAGTGTGATGAATCTCGATTAGTGAGGAAGCTCTCATGCGGCTCTCCTCATGCCGCTCTCCTCATAGGAGCCTCCAAATTGACCTGATAAACATACACAGCGCGTTCGTTTTCATGCCGATCGTACCCCTTGCCCGGTTACTCACTGTGCATAATGGGAGActgcaaatgaaaaaaggccCCAGCCAAAAGTTGCCAAGTCAATGTGGTTCCTTCGCTCGCTGCTTCACTCGCCGCCTCCTTTTATGCCTCCTTTTACATCCCCTTTGTTTGAATAACCAATCCGTGCAAATATTCAGTCCCGCGCCCTCTCCGCAATGCCTTTCCAAGTACATACGCTTAAACGTACAGGTGTATATCTGCTCacgcatgtgtatatattttttttttttttttttctcatttcccGAACACCCCGCTGAAGCGCTCCCCACTCGCACTTTCATTCCGATAGTTCATTTGTCcctcttaaaatttttgcacagTTGCCCCTTTTGCGCTCCCCAattgaggattttttttttttttaagctaaTTCGCCAAATGGTCATTCCTAGTGGCGTGTCCACTTGCACCCCGTTTTGCcgcaacaaaaatgaacgtcAATTGGGGCTATACATACGCACAGATAGGGGTATACGCTTTCCCCTAATGACAGTGCGTTATGTAGCTTCTTCACCACGATGTGGTCGATTTACGTGCGAAGCAAGATCACCCTAAATTGGAGGTAGCCAACCAGTTGACCTTTTCAATATTTGATAGTCCCCTCCCCGATTTGACGACAAAACAGTGTTGCTTTTTTGCCTGTGCGCAAAAATGAGCCACTTGTGAAAAACTCATCGTGtgcagaaatttttaaaaaaaagtggcaacGCGGCGGAGTGGCAATGGGAGGTGAGGACATGGGTCGTTTGGAATAGAAAGCAAAAACAGCGtggaattaataaaaaaaaggacgaatTTATTCGACATGCCACATGCGCGATGCGCCGGGGCATTTCAACCGTAGCAAAGgttacatatatgtgcatggcTCTACACACATGCGCTGTTTTGCGGGGCCGTTTTGTGAGGCGGCATATAGAGCTGTTCCACATTGTTATGGTGCTGGAACGGTGGAGAggcatcaaaaaaaagtcgaCACCGGGTAGAAGAAATCTCGGTTCCTTTCCACCTTCGCGCATGTGCTGTGTCCACGTGGTTATCACTATACATGCTTCTTTTCACACGCGAGAGGATAAACAAAACTCCAATAAAAAGAGCCCCTCGGGAAGGAGTTTCTTCCTGCACGCATATCGCACTTACAGTTCGCTATTGTGCATCCCCCCGCTTAGCACATGTAACCACCCAACTGTACGACAACTGCCATGTGGACTTTTCACACCATGCAGCGTTCCTCCTTGTAGATCAaacatgtataaatatattgagGTGAACATGCGGAGTTGCGGAGGACAAGTGTAGGGGAGGGTCGACTCGGAGTGCGCTATGGGGGGGAA
This genomic stretch from Plasmodium cynomolgi strain B DNA, chromosome 14, whole genome shotgun sequence harbors:
- a CDS encoding Myb1 protein (putative): MWRVPCDDDADDADEFESLCALEERAEKELCILEKLIERTKGNIEQLNDYINKKYNEIKSLASKKPTRINWEKAQGKTHMSMFYQKGYGFAPSNEHALKITEFQVSASNYRKKYEYKKSEWTKKEIELLFEVVEKTCKRYATRYLIDPNLEYDVKMQKRKEIEDSKDVKNLLSKIKLHFDELQRSSTGGGGDTVTAYLSESPSDGITNFAEFSNHFWNQVATNLTNTQTGRECQKTWLYHCCFEDPKQKKWHNEEKEKLLSLSKKYEKREWINIARALNTNRSPLSCFMEFVKLTKMYDDSEEKAKLERIGFNLLEDIQLQILVSILGDKNWNEVKLHMENLNSNVRRVQMRKGFNPSGGEKDKRVKKKLSDEISYKRRYLRLVRGRHDLH